In Aquimarina sp. TRL1, a single window of DNA contains:
- a CDS encoding phenylacetate--CoA ligase family protein codes for MIQLLRKRLFWTLDYFKGRSVKKHYVDIENIMRNHTSQGSADFSKKYLSDILTHTIDTVPYYTGKVLEELTQFPVINKNMIRDHFEAFISKAYIQRDCVKVSTSGSTGAPFSVLHDRNKRKRSLADNLFFSKASGYQIGNKLVYIKIWKDNVKVHLLSKNWMQNVYPVSVFNLEDIHIASFIKWLEKDPSKKSFLGYASALEKICKYLDRHGAAAIKANVQSIITMSESLNDYTKQSLEKYFGVQPLSRYSNNENGILAQESFDKKGFVINKASYHIEILDMKTDKPVGMGERGRIIVTDLHNYAMPLIRYDTGDVGAMNLDEEGNPYIMYIQGRKLDLIYDTKGKLVPSHVSYKLCKYGDYKQFQLVQYGIKDYLIKLNTTKKVDEEKMKEEYKEYFGKDAKITIEYVNDIPLLSSGKRREVRNTYYSEV; via the coding sequence ATGATACAACTTTTGAGAAAAAGGCTTTTTTGGACATTAGATTACTTCAAGGGAAGAAGTGTCAAAAAGCATTATGTAGATATAGAAAATATTATGAGAAATCACACTTCTCAGGGAAGTGCTGATTTTTCAAAAAAATACTTGTCAGACATATTGACACATACTATAGATACGGTACCTTATTATACCGGGAAAGTATTAGAAGAATTAACACAGTTTCCCGTGATTAATAAAAACATGATTCGAGATCATTTTGAAGCCTTTATTTCTAAAGCGTATATACAAAGAGATTGTGTAAAAGTGTCTACAAGTGGCTCTACCGGAGCTCCCTTTTCTGTTTTGCATGATAGAAATAAGCGGAAGAGAAGTCTGGCGGATAATTTATTTTTTTCTAAAGCTTCAGGATATCAGATAGGGAATAAACTAGTATATATCAAAATTTGGAAAGACAATGTCAAAGTACATTTGCTGTCCAAAAACTGGATGCAAAATGTATACCCTGTCAGTGTTTTTAATTTAGAGGATATTCATATCGCTTCTTTTATCAAGTGGCTGGAAAAAGACCCTTCTAAAAAAAGTTTTCTGGGATATGCTTCTGCATTAGAAAAGATATGTAAGTATTTAGATCGACATGGGGCTGCTGCTATAAAGGCGAATGTCCAGTCGATTATAACAATGTCAGAAAGTTTAAATGACTATACAAAACAGTCCTTAGAGAAATATTTTGGAGTGCAGCCACTATCCAGATATTCTAATAATGAAAATGGGATTTTGGCACAGGAAAGTTTTGATAAAAAAGGGTTTGTGATTAATAAAGCCAGTTATCATATCGAAATACTGGATATGAAAACAGATAAACCTGTAGGTATGGGAGAAAGAGGAAGGATTATTGTTACAGATCTTCATAACTATGCCATGCCATTAATACGATATGATACGGGAGATGTCGGAGCTATGAACCTTGATGAAGAAGGCAATCCTTATATTATGTATATACAAGGGAGAAAGTTAGATCTCATTTATGATACCAAAGGGAAGTTGGTGCCGTCACATGTGTCGTATAAACTTTGTAAATATGGAGATTATAAACAATTTCAGTTGGTACAATATGGGATCAAAGATTACCTGATCAAATTAAATACGACCAAGAAAGTAGATGAAGAAAAGATGAAGGAAGAGTATAAAGAGTATTTCGGAAAAGATGCGAAAATTACTATTGAATATGTAAATGATATTCCCTTACTCTCTTCAGGAAAACGAAGAGAGGTAAGGAATACATATTATTCTGAAGTTTAG
- a CDS encoding DUF4114 domain-containing protein produces MKKNYTFFFFVLISLYSYAQNFQYLGSYSANGTPDYLESPGDNISIATLELIDTSLPETFQVPTYNPHYITSNYDTDVFTTQETEVFVTFVSEGAGFRNVLGYYTYDLNNPPTTTPTDEEITIIFPNVSALGSGGGLQAGDKVSIGTFPAGTGIGWVLLSNGWNGSQVGYGYWQLFSNPDFNPETDVSKRYHNVLIKDDTEEIVILGFEDIHREFSWCDHDFNDTVFYVTATEYNDLNTTNNISTSSATNVFSGNLGGFESNGDLASLIAQRGLDRLKNNNQANTKKKQAVYNKRNFKKSDLGYYFPETGMMAYETPHISTSTDLINYANADDVFSIDYYVGENRVSAGIVTSTTDRIYDHSKTTCDRLNASTLLDVRPVTINNHNMIFSIMERNNGAIEYTISFSIKLNDNDTPNELFSLWNIGDYPEGNYKNFQLWGDSMGQVAHLANYILNILSSEKELTSSSENSVIPTVYISSATYTNQQLQLRVINTSNAKSATIDGNIRRSEHTDLEKFTEQVSLTGEHFQDITIDTGFLFDIGLSFSSDTSPVNDAIYLADGPWGIDYNSSETVINDFTIAPQIEELVDDPLVFSLERSIKASGTVTGTCNIFRTVLPGDLALDAANYESVQFYIKNNTPIEVTIIPENLTDWSQRLRYQLPINTNKTPYTISIEDFVNEKGVHDEISTIRTVLFSIKGDYVSTAAFELEIKNLALGVDPDSLIDLSTANITSVTNYPNPFSDFTMITVPEETPYISLWVYDLLGRVVYNATIETIEDSKSIKFDCLDLKRGMYKYVAIPKNQKEYNGTFIIK; encoded by the coding sequence ATGAAAAAAAATTACACATTCTTCTTTTTTGTTTTGATCTCTCTTTATAGTTACGCTCAAAACTTTCAATATCTGGGTAGTTATTCTGCTAATGGTACTCCTGATTATTTAGAATCTCCGGGAGATAATATCAGTATAGCTACTTTAGAACTTATCGACACATCCTTACCTGAAACATTTCAGGTTCCTACATATAACCCTCATTATATAACCTCTAATTACGACACAGATGTTTTTACCACTCAGGAAACTGAAGTTTTTGTAACATTTGTTTCAGAAGGTGCTGGTTTCAGAAATGTATTAGGGTATTATACATATGATCTAAACAATCCTCCAACAACAACTCCCACGGATGAAGAAATTACGATCATCTTTCCTAATGTCTCTGCTCTGGGAAGCGGTGGTGGACTACAAGCTGGTGATAAAGTAAGCATAGGAACATTTCCTGCCGGGACAGGAATTGGGTGGGTATTATTGAGTAATGGATGGAATGGAAGTCAGGTTGGGTATGGATATTGGCAATTGTTTTCTAATCCTGATTTTAATCCCGAGACTGATGTGAGTAAACGATATCACAATGTCTTAATCAAAGATGATACAGAGGAGATTGTTATTTTAGGTTTTGAAGATATACACAGAGAGTTTTCCTGGTGCGATCATGATTTTAATGATACCGTGTTTTATGTTACTGCTACCGAATACAACGACCTTAATACGACGAATAACATTTCTACTTCCAGTGCTACAAATGTATTTTCAGGAAATTTAGGAGGCTTCGAAAGTAATGGGGATTTAGCTTCATTAATTGCTCAAAGAGGTCTTGACCGGTTAAAAAACAACAATCAAGCGAATACGAAAAAGAAACAAGCGGTATACAACAAACGAAATTTTAAGAAAAGTGATCTCGGATACTATTTTCCTGAAACCGGAATGATGGCATATGAGACTCCTCATATATCTACATCTACTGATCTGATTAACTATGCTAACGCTGATGATGTTTTTTCTATAGATTACTACGTAGGAGAAAACAGAGTATCTGCTGGTATTGTAACATCTACAACAGACAGAATATACGATCATAGTAAAACTACCTGTGATCGTCTCAACGCATCTACACTATTAGATGTAAGACCGGTAACCATTAACAACCACAACATGATTTTTTCTATCATGGAACGCAATAATGGTGCTATAGAATATACAATCAGCTTTTCTATAAAGCTAAACGACAATGATACACCAAATGAGCTTTTTAGCTTATGGAATATTGGAGATTATCCCGAAGGAAATTATAAAAATTTTCAACTTTGGGGAGACTCTATGGGACAAGTAGCTCATTTAGCCAACTATATTCTAAATATATTATCAAGTGAGAAAGAACTAACCTCTTCTTCTGAGAACAGCGTTATTCCTACTGTGTATATTAGTTCTGCAACCTATACAAATCAACAATTACAGTTACGTGTAATTAATACATCAAATGCTAAATCTGCTACCATTGATGGAAATATCAGACGATCCGAACATACTGATCTGGAAAAATTCACAGAACAGGTATCTTTAACCGGAGAACATTTTCAGGATATAACCATAGATACTGGTTTTTTATTTGATATAGGATTATCATTTTCCTCTGATACGTCACCTGTTAATGACGCTATTTATTTGGCAGATGGTCCATGGGGTATTGACTATAACAGTTCAGAAACTGTGATCAATGATTTTACCATTGCTCCGCAAATTGAGGAGCTTGTCGACGACCCGCTGGTGTTTTCACTAGAAAGATCTATCAAAGCTTCAGGAACTGTCACAGGAACATGTAATATTTTTCGAACTGTTTTGCCTGGAGATCTGGCATTGGATGCTGCAAATTATGAGAGTGTTCAATTCTATATAAAAAACAACACTCCTATAGAAGTAACAATAATCCCTGAAAACTTAACAGATTGGTCACAACGTCTACGATATCAATTACCAATAAATACAAATAAAACTCCTTATACAATATCAATAGAAGATTTTGTAAATGAAAAAGGAGTTCACGATGAAATAAGTACGATACGAACGGTTTTATTTTCTATTAAAGGAGACTACGTTTCTACAGCAGCATTTGAATTAGAAATTAAAAACCTGGCGCTTGGAGTGGATCCTGATTCTCTAATCGATCTTTCTACTGCCAATATCACTAGTGTTACAAATTACCCAAATCCTTTTTCTGATTTCACGATGATTACAGTTCCGGAAGAAACCCCCTATATCTCCTTATGGGTTTATGACCTGCTTGGAAGAGTAGTGTATAATGCTACCATAGAAACCATAGAAGATAGTAAATCGATCAAGTTTGATTGTTTAGACCTCAAAAGAGGCATGTATAAATATGTTGCGATCCCAAAAAATCAAAAAGAATATAATGGAACCTTTATTATAAAATAA
- a CDS encoding DUF4114 domain-containing protein: MKKIFLFYIAIALSSISYAQNYQYLGDYTANGTPLYLESPGDNITTDIMELVDNSLSETFQVPTYNPHYITSNYETNIIITEETEVFITYIHECAGFRNVLGYYTYDVNNPPTTAPTDEEVTIIFPNISEVGSGGGLQPGDKVSLGTHPAGTGIGWVLLSDGWNGEQVEYGYWQFYSNPDFNPEPNESDRYHNVQIKDDTNELVILGFEEIRRDHPWSDNDFNDALFYITATDYSAIDTNNLIDSSSSTDVYSANLGGFESNGDLANQVAKRNFDRLKSKNYADQKKKQKMFTKNALKNNDLGNYFPETGLYATESPFISTSLDLVNYANAKDVFSIDYYIEENRVSAGLVTTTSGQIYNHAKTICDRLNGSTLKDVRQVTIKDHDMIFAIIERHNGDIEYAISFSIRENGDNHELFSLWNVDDYPEGNYKNFQIWGKSMAQVVHIVNYTLEKLSYEKNIASYHVDHRAPTVFVSAARYRNKELHLDIINKIGAQHVTIASNIKRTEQAELEEFSDQVPLSGEWHDQIVVETGFLFDIGLSFEDNLSDKSDALYLADGPWGIDYIAEDTTIDEFVINEQESDLDPAIYQLERSSNASGTLKGTCNLFRTFLPGDLSLKTKDYESIMFTIQNNLPIEVILVPSNLEDWNNRLRYYIPANSSNTDYTIRFDEFTNAAGVFEEINDLRSVIFSMHNGTETPVSFSIDIHKLGLGINPESLLGTLANQSKAINYPNPFTDYTIVTVPQKTSNIDLHVYDLFGRKIYNSMLKTMEDEKSVKFDPTNLNLAKGLYTYIALYNERERATGSFLIQ; encoded by the coding sequence ATGAAAAAAATATTCCTCTTTTATATTGCCATAGCACTCAGTAGTATTAGTTATGCTCAGAATTATCAATACCTGGGCGACTATACTGCTAATGGAACTCCTTTATATCTAGAAAGTCCTGGAGATAATATAACCACTGATATTATGGAATTAGTAGATAATTCTCTTTCTGAAACTTTTCAAGTTCCAACGTATAATCCTCACTATATCACTTCTAATTATGAGACGAATATTATCATTACGGAAGAGACAGAAGTTTTTATCACCTATATTCACGAATGTGCAGGGTTCAGAAATGTATTAGGGTACTATACCTACGATGTCAATAATCCACCAACAACTGCTCCTACGGATGAAGAAGTTACTATAATTTTCCCTAATATTTCTGAAGTAGGAAGCGGAGGTGGTCTCCAGCCTGGTGATAAAGTAAGCTTAGGCACTCATCCCGCAGGAACAGGAATTGGATGGGTATTATTAAGTGATGGATGGAATGGAGAACAGGTAGAATATGGGTATTGGCAATTTTATTCTAATCCTGATTTTAATCCTGAACCAAATGAAAGCGACCGCTATCATAATGTTCAAATCAAGGACGACACCAATGAATTAGTTATTTTAGGTTTTGAAGAAATACGCAGAGACCATCCATGGAGTGATAATGATTTCAATGATGCCTTATTTTATATCACCGCAACTGATTATTCTGCAATTGATACAAATAATCTCATCGATTCTTCTTCTTCTACTGATGTTTACTCTGCAAACCTAGGAGGTTTCGAAAGTAATGGTGACTTAGCCAACCAGGTAGCAAAGCGAAATTTTGATCGTTTGAAAAGCAAAAATTATGCAGATCAAAAGAAAAAACAAAAAATGTTTACTAAAAACGCTTTAAAAAACAATGATCTGGGAAACTATTTCCCTGAAACAGGATTGTATGCTACAGAGTCTCCATTTATTTCAACCTCACTTGATCTTGTCAACTATGCTAATGCCAAAGATGTTTTCTCCATCGATTATTATATCGAAGAGAATAGAGTTTCTGCTGGATTAGTAACCACTACTTCTGGTCAAATATACAATCATGCAAAAACAATATGTGACCGGTTGAATGGTTCAACTCTTAAGGATGTACGGCAGGTGACAATTAAAGATCATGACATGATATTTGCTATTATCGAACGTCATAATGGAGATATCGAATACGCTATAAGCTTCTCTATCCGAGAAAATGGTGATAATCATGAGCTTTTTAGTTTATGGAATGTTGATGATTACCCGGAAGGAAATTATAAAAACTTTCAGATTTGGGGAAAATCTATGGCGCAGGTAGTTCATATTGTCAATTATACACTGGAAAAACTGTCTTATGAAAAAAATATCGCTTCTTATCATGTTGATCATCGAGCTCCTACTGTTTTTGTCAGTGCTGCTCGTTACAGAAACAAGGAACTACACTTGGACATCATTAACAAGATAGGAGCCCAACATGTAACTATTGCTTCTAATATAAAACGTACAGAACAAGCAGAGTTAGAAGAATTTTCTGATCAGGTTCCGCTCTCTGGGGAATGGCATGATCAGATAGTTGTAGAAACAGGATTTCTATTTGACATCGGATTATCTTTTGAGGACAATCTCTCTGATAAAAGTGATGCTTTATACCTTGCTGATGGTCCTTGGGGAATTGATTATATAGCAGAAGATACGACAATCGATGAATTCGTAATTAATGAACAAGAAAGTGATTTAGATCCAGCTATCTATCAATTAGAACGTTCCAGTAATGCTTCCGGAACCCTAAAAGGAACGTGTAATCTATTCAGAACTTTTTTACCCGGAGATCTATCCTTAAAGACGAAAGATTACGAAAGTATTATGTTTACGATACAAAACAACCTTCCTATAGAAGTAATTTTAGTCCCTAGTAACTTAGAAGACTGGAATAATCGTCTTCGGTATTATATCCCTGCTAATTCTAGTAACACTGATTACACGATCCGGTTTGATGAATTCACCAATGCTGCAGGAGTATTTGAAGAAATTAATGACCTGCGATCCGTGATATTTTCTATGCATAACGGAACAGAAACTCCGGTTAGTTTCTCTATTGACATACATAAATTAGGTTTAGGTATTAATCCTGAGTCTTTATTAGGTACCCTGGCTAATCAGTCAAAAGCGATAAACTATCCTAATCCATTTACAGATTATACA